The Falsibacillus pallidus genome has a window encoding:
- a CDS encoding chromate transporter: MIYWKIFLAFFIPGVLGYGGGPASIPLVENEVVDRYHWLSVNEFSEVLALGNALPGPIATKMSGYIGYEVGGVFGAFVGVFATIAPSLILMIALLALLMKFKNSPKVKLLTNLVRPAIAVLLGIMAYDFFKDSYHGIGWLQTLAIVVVSFLLLQKWKVHPAYVIGAALVYGAIFLG; this comes from the coding sequence ATGATTTATTGGAAGATCTTCCTCGCCTTCTTTATTCCGGGGGTATTGGGATACGGAGGCGGCCCGGCTTCGATTCCGCTTGTAGAAAATGAAGTTGTCGACCGCTACCACTGGCTTTCCGTCAATGAATTCAGTGAAGTGCTAGCACTCGGCAACGCACTTCCGGGTCCGATTGCCACTAAGATGTCCGGGTACATCGGCTATGAAGTGGGCGGCGTCTTCGGTGCATTTGTCGGCGTGTTTGCCACTATTGCACCTTCGTTGATTTTGATGATCGCACTATTAGCTCTTTTGATGAAATTTAAAAATTCACCGAAAGTCAAATTGTTGACGAATCTAGTAAGACCGGCGATTGCTGTGCTGCTTGGCATCATGGCCTATGATTTTTTCAAAGATTCCTATCACGGGATCGGCTGGCTGCAGACACTTGCGATTGTCGTCGTCAGCTTCCTGCTTCTGCAAAAATGGAAAGTGCACCCCGCCTATGTCATCGGGGCCGCACTCGTATATGGTGCCATATTTTTAGGATGA
- a CDS encoding chromate transporter — MKLWNLFLAFFRVGILGYGGGPAAIPLVHKEVVEKCKWMSDDDFSDVLALGNALPGPIATKLAGYIGWRVSGLLGMVVSVLATIVPTIILMILLLTVLNAYREKPWVQGMSKAVVPVVGVMLAVMTWDFIAKSTSGLGKVWGIALIVISFVVLELIGIHPAILIGILIVGALLSPGKRKERKVKAS; from the coding sequence GTGAAGCTTTGGAACTTGTTCCTCGCCTTTTTCAGGGTGGGGATTTTAGGATACGGAGGCGGTCCTGCCGCCATTCCGCTCGTTCATAAAGAAGTAGTCGAAAAATGTAAATGGATGAGCGACGATGATTTTTCAGATGTACTGGCTCTCGGAAACGCGCTGCCAGGTCCGATTGCGACGAAGCTTGCCGGCTACATCGGCTGGAGGGTGAGCGGATTGCTTGGGATGGTTGTTTCAGTCTTGGCGACAATTGTCCCGACGATCATTTTGATGATCCTGCTGCTGACAGTTCTGAATGCCTACCGTGAAAAGCCGTGGGTGCAGGGGATGTCAAAAGCCGTTGTCCCTGTAGTAGGCGTGATGCTTGCCGTCATGACATGGGATTTTATCGCGAAGTCGACTTCAGGGCTGGGTAAAGTTTGGGGCATCGCTCTTATTGTTATCAGCTTTGTAGTGCTTGAGCTGATCGGAATCCATCCGGCCATTTTGATAGGGATATTGATTGTCGGTGCGCTTCTGTCGCCAGGGAAGCGTAAAGAAAGGAAGGTGAAGGCTTCATGA
- a CDS encoding gamma-glutamyltransferase family protein, producing the protein MNLDYLYHPYPSQRNTVFAKNGMVATSQPLAAQAGLEILQKGGNAVDAAIATAAALTVVEPTSNGIGGDAFALVWMKDELHGLNASGQAPASISIEAVKAKGHEKMPVHGMIPITIPGVPAAWGELSRKFGKLPLTEVLQPAIRYAEEGYPISPILGKYWDYAFRRFKEIFKGEEYKAWFDTFAPEGRAPKIGEMWKSPGHAATLRSIAETNGESFYKGELAEKIDSFMKEHDGFLTKEDLAGFEPEWVDPISVNYKGYDVWEIPPNGQGIIALMALNIAKGMEFKEKDSIDTFHKQIEAMKLAFTDGKAHVTDIKHMTTAVEELLSEGYGNARRSLIGDEAILPDPYTPPKGGTVYLAAADGDGNMISYIQSNYMGFGSGIVIPGTGISLQNRGADFSLDESHPNALKPGKRTYHTIIPGFLTKDGKAVGPFGVMGGYMQPQGHFQVVMNTVDFHLNPQAALDAPRWQWMEGKKILVEPHFPNHLAQGLARKGHQIQVATDTGSFGRGQIIWRDEKTGVLMGGTESRTDGAIAAW; encoded by the coding sequence ATGAATCTGGACTATTTATATCATCCGTATCCGTCCCAGCGGAATACGGTTTTTGCGAAGAATGGGATGGTAGCAACGTCTCAGCCACTGGCAGCGCAGGCGGGGTTGGAAATTCTACAAAAAGGCGGGAATGCAGTGGATGCAGCGATTGCTACGGCTGCTGCATTGACAGTGGTCGAACCCACCTCAAATGGCATCGGGGGAGACGCTTTTGCCCTGGTGTGGATGAAAGACGAGCTGCATGGATTGAACGCGAGCGGACAGGCTCCGGCGTCCATTTCCATTGAGGCGGTGAAAGCTAAGGGACACGAGAAAATGCCGGTCCATGGGATGATCCCTATTACCATCCCTGGGGTGCCTGCCGCATGGGGAGAACTTTCCCGTAAATTTGGCAAGCTGCCGCTGACCGAGGTATTGCAGCCGGCAATCCGGTATGCGGAGGAAGGGTATCCGATCTCCCCTATTCTCGGGAAGTATTGGGATTATGCTTTCAGACGCTTCAAGGAAATTTTCAAAGGCGAAGAATACAAGGCATGGTTCGATACATTTGCGCCGGAAGGAAGGGCTCCGAAAATCGGAGAGATGTGGAAGTCCCCTGGACATGCGGCGACATTGAGGTCCATTGCAGAAACGAATGGTGAGAGCTTCTACAAAGGGGAGCTCGCGGAAAAAATAGATTCCTTCATGAAAGAGCACGATGGATTTTTGACCAAAGAGGATCTTGCCGGCTTCGAGCCTGAGTGGGTCGATCCGATTTCCGTGAATTACAAAGGATACGATGTTTGGGAAATCCCGCCGAATGGCCAGGGAATCATTGCCCTAATGGCGCTGAATATCGCAAAGGGAATGGAGTTCAAGGAGAAAGACAGCATTGATACATTTCATAAACAAATTGAGGCGATGAAGCTTGCCTTCACAGATGGAAAGGCCCATGTGACGGATATTAAACATATGACGACAGCGGTTGAGGAATTGCTGTCAGAGGGCTACGGGAATGCAAGGCGGTCATTGATCGGGGATGAGGCAATTCTCCCGGATCCTTATACACCTCCAAAAGGCGGAACGGTCTACTTGGCTGCTGCGGATGGAGACGGCAATATGATCTCTTACATTCAAAGCAATTATATGGGGTTCGGGTCCGGGATCGTCATTCCGGGAACAGGGATTTCACTGCAAAATCGCGGGGCTGATTTTTCGTTGGATGAGTCGCATCCGAATGCATTGAAGCCGGGGAAACGGACATACCATACGATCATTCCGGGATTTTTGACCAAGGATGGAAAAGCAGTCGGTCCGTTTGGCGTCATGGGCGGCTATATGCAGCCGCAGGGGCATTTCCAGGTCGTCATGAACACGGTGGATTTCCATTTGAATCCGCAGGCAGCACTGGATGCACCGCGCTGGCAGTGGATGGAAGGAAAGAAAATACTTGTTGAGCCGCATTTCCCGAATCATTTGGCACAGGGGCTTGCAAGAAAAGGCCATCAAATCCAAGTCGCGACCGATACCGGAAGCTTCGGGCGCGGACAGATTATCTGGCGCGATGAGAAAACGGGCGTCCTGATGGGCGGCACGGAGTCCAGGACAGACGGCGCCATCGCGGCATGGTAA
- the hpf gene encoding ribosome hibernation-promoting factor, HPF/YfiA family: MLTYNIRGENIEVTPAIREYLEKKVGKLERYFNDTPDANVHVNLKVYQDKTAKVEVTIPMPHLVLRAEEHNADMYAGIDLIVDKLERQIRKHKTKVNRKFREKGSPGEYFASLDDPTGGAAPEKKEDDQDMEIVRTKQFDLKPMDSEEAVLQMNLLGHSFFIYTDAESNATNIVYKRRDGKYGLIETTY; encoded by the coding sequence ATGCTAACTTACAACATTCGAGGCGAAAACATTGAGGTTACTCCAGCAATCCGCGAGTACTTGGAAAAGAAGGTAGGAAAGCTTGAGCGCTACTTCAATGATACTCCAGATGCGAACGTACACGTAAACTTGAAAGTTTATCAGGACAAAACGGCTAAAGTAGAGGTAACGATTCCGATGCCGCATCTCGTCCTTCGCGCGGAGGAGCACAATGCTGACATGTATGCCGGAATTGACCTTATTGTTGATAAATTAGAGCGTCAAATTCGAAAACATAAAACAAAAGTAAACCGCAAATTCCGTGAAAAAGGAAGCCCGGGCGAATACTTCGCTTCCTTGGATGATCCAACAGGCGGAGCGGCTCCTGAGAAGAAAGAAGACGATCAGGATATGGAAATCGTCCGTACGAAGCAGTTCGACTTGAAGCCGATGGACTCTGAAGAAGCCGTTCTTCAAATGAACCTTCTCGGCCATAGCTTCTTCATCTACACAGATGCAGAATCCAACGCCACAAACATCGTCTACAAGCGCCGCGACGGCAAATACGGTTTGATTGAAACAACATATTAA
- a CDS encoding glycosyltransferase: MSNQVLLVVKKEGAKDPRVAELCREFKKRGYEIRHVSMKNLILFSLGTTIQTIRKKRQRRLCFLSNHRSLLFSSYRAYNGQIDDFIYLPSRDDKDSFSSEPVKSLANLNGIETETLHGKIYVQMGFEQADLLFPLLLLHHRFVYFTRMEEFDWDTPKTKKSIGKEYKLGNRTFSFKGEGEKAETVSIDPVASKPFAFDQDFFQAAAAAPQWTVYLTRTVLKMGIPADIKGKVATALFHLHRDSPLKERIFEQIQDYIKWGKDSFPEKVNLLTASLALKKEDGLLKLIHQTLLEDRTYIAFHYPLLASTLGFVSYHGLQKYKGIYQDQRVIMARIVEFYQGHVKAASGEKKKGKVVIIAGQLLAQQHAPTAVVLNYAKQLKLVYPELEIKIFVDDTFVYSPGEVIFSNAFSAAASRNFKETHLKMLGGSGIDLIYSDPSLPRMERLKRDLAFFEKEKPEVIWSIGANFSLVGAMLFQHYPIFSTSLGGEEALPFAHVFSGGLNRETIEKEWNKFGGESRTYLPIHHGIDLKKAESIESRKAHGFAEDDIVLVTVGNRLDADLSGEFVEIMKECLEKNTSVEWCVIGKGEFSLIHDGCSDLIDNGRIHFIDYHPDLPAFYQLCDVYVNPFRKGGGISAAMAMDAGIPVVTLKSSADTAFYVGNEAVEDEEFSGELYKLCRDSEYRKKKGAVMKDAIQKFFDFSGAVDDISRGFEMAKTSFDSLSSDTGK; this comes from the coding sequence ATGAGCAATCAAGTGCTTCTTGTCGTGAAAAAAGAAGGGGCAAAGGATCCCCGGGTGGCGGAACTTTGCCGTGAATTTAAAAAGCGCGGCTATGAAATCCGTCATGTCTCCATGAAGAATCTCATTTTATTTTCATTGGGAACCACCATTCAAACCATTCGAAAAAAGCGGCAGCGAAGACTCTGTTTCCTCTCCAACCACCGCAGCCTTCTTTTCAGCAGCTACCGCGCCTATAACGGGCAAATCGATGATTTCATCTACCTCCCATCCCGGGATGATAAGGATTCTTTCAGCAGCGAGCCGGTGAAATCATTGGCAAATCTGAACGGGATCGAAACGGAGACGCTCCATGGGAAAATCTATGTCCAAATGGGTTTTGAACAAGCTGATTTGCTATTTCCTCTGCTTCTCCTACATCATCGGTTTGTCTATTTTACAAGGATGGAGGAATTTGACTGGGATACTCCGAAAACAAAGAAATCCATCGGAAAGGAATACAAACTCGGCAATCGGACGTTTTCTTTTAAAGGGGAAGGGGAGAAGGCGGAAACCGTTTCGATCGATCCAGTGGCATCGAAGCCGTTCGCTTTTGATCAGGACTTTTTTCAAGCCGCAGCTGCTGCCCCGCAGTGGACGGTCTACTTAACCCGGACTGTTCTGAAAATGGGCATTCCCGCGGACATCAAGGGAAAGGTAGCGACCGCGCTTTTTCATCTCCATCGTGATTCTCCTTTAAAAGAAAGGATATTCGAGCAAATTCAGGATTATATAAAGTGGGGCAAGGATTCGTTTCCGGAGAAAGTGAATCTGCTAACGGCGAGCCTTGCGCTGAAAAAAGAAGATGGTCTCCTGAAGCTCATTCATCAGACGCTCCTTGAAGACCGGACCTACATAGCTTTTCACTATCCTCTTCTTGCTTCAACTCTTGGGTTTGTCAGTTACCATGGTCTTCAAAAATATAAGGGGATTTATCAAGATCAAAGGGTCATCATGGCACGGATTGTGGAATTTTATCAGGGACATGTGAAGGCTGCATCCGGTGAAAAGAAAAAAGGCAAAGTCGTCATCATCGCCGGGCAGCTTCTTGCTCAACAGCATGCGCCTACTGCTGTCGTGTTGAATTATGCCAAACAATTGAAATTGGTCTATCCTGAGTTGGAAATAAAGATATTTGTGGATGACACCTTTGTCTATAGCCCGGGAGAGGTGATTTTTTCGAATGCTTTTTCAGCGGCTGCATCCCGCAATTTCAAAGAAACCCATCTCAAAATGCTTGGCGGCAGCGGAATTGATCTCATTTATTCGGATCCATCTTTACCGAGAATGGAGCGGCTCAAAAGGGACTTGGCTTTTTTTGAAAAAGAGAAACCGGAAGTGATCTGGTCAATCGGCGCTAATTTCAGCTTGGTGGGGGCGATGCTATTTCAGCATTATCCTATTTTCTCCACATCCCTTGGCGGTGAGGAGGCACTTCCGTTTGCCCATGTCTTCTCAGGTGGGCTGAATCGAGAAACGATTGAAAAGGAATGGAATAAATTCGGAGGGGAAAGCAGGACCTATTTGCCGATTCATCATGGGATTGATTTGAAGAAAGCGGAGAGCATAGAATCTCGCAAGGCGCATGGTTTTGCTGAAGACGATATCGTTCTGGTGACGGTTGGCAATAGGCTTGATGCCGACTTGTCAGGAGAGTTTGTGGAAATCATGAAGGAGTGCTTAGAGAAAAATACTTCTGTGGAATGGTGTGTAATTGGGAAAGGTGAATTTTCACTTATTCATGATGGTTGTTCGGACTTGATTGATAATGGACGGATTCACTTTATCGACTACCACCCTGACTTGCCTGCTTTTTATCAACTATGCGATGTGTATGTGAATCCATTCCGCAAAGGGGGAGGGATCAGTGCAGCCATGGCAATGGATGCCGGAATTCCGGTGGTCACATTGAAGAGCAGTGCGGATACTGCGTTTTATGTTGGAAATGAAGCAGTGGAAGATGAGGAGTTTTCGGGTGAACTATACAAACTATGCAGGGATTCAGAATATCGTAAGAAGAAAGGTGCGGTAATGAAAGACGCCATCCAGAAATTTTTTGATTTCAGCGGGGCAGTGGATGATATTTCGAGAGGTTTTGAAATGGCGAAAACTTCCTTTGATAGCCTATCGTCAGACACGGGAAAATAA
- the rffA gene encoding dTDP-4-amino-4,6-dideoxygalactose transaminase encodes MKLQAIPFNVPLVTGRERTYVEQVISSGKFSGDQPFTKLCSEWLEQKLGCQKALLTPSCTHSLEMAAILANIGEGDEVIMPSYTFVSTANAFVLRGAKIVFVDIEPQTMNIDSALIENAVTERTKAIVVVHYGGVSCEMETIMELARKHSLLVIEDAAQALMAEYKGNPLGTIGDIGCLSFHETKNYHCGEGGALLINRPVLVDRAEIIREKGTNRSRFFRGQIDKYTWVDIGSSYLMNELSAAFLYAQLEEAEKVNEVRKRLWVQYREALLPLVEKGWIEIAEIPEGCSHNAHLFFLKAKDLEERSNLIAFLKKAGIGAVFHYIPLHSTEIGRRVGRFHGEDLFTTKESERLVRLPMYYGLKQDDIEQVVKAIRTFYEKHWGVKG; translated from the coding sequence ATGAAGTTGCAGGCCATCCCTTTTAATGTGCCGCTCGTGACGGGCCGGGAGCGTACTTATGTAGAGCAGGTCATTTCGTCGGGGAAATTCTCCGGGGATCAGCCTTTTACAAAATTGTGCAGCGAATGGCTGGAGCAAAAGCTGGGCTGCCAAAAAGCCCTGCTGACACCGTCCTGCACGCATTCGCTTGAAATGGCAGCAATTCTTGCAAATATCGGGGAAGGCGACGAAGTGATCATGCCTTCCTATACGTTTGTTTCAACAGCTAATGCTTTCGTTTTGCGTGGTGCGAAAATCGTTTTCGTCGATATCGAGCCTCAAACTATGAATATCGATTCTGCATTGATTGAAAATGCAGTTACGGAGCGGACAAAGGCGATCGTCGTCGTGCATTATGGAGGAGTTTCCTGTGAGATGGAGACCATCATGGAGCTCGCTCGAAAGCACTCACTGCTCGTCATTGAGGATGCTGCGCAGGCACTCATGGCGGAGTATAAAGGGAATCCGCTCGGAACCATCGGTGATATTGGTTGCCTCAGCTTCCATGAAACGAAGAACTATCACTGCGGCGAGGGAGGGGCCTTGCTGATAAACCGCCCAGTGCTTGTTGACCGGGCGGAAATCATCCGGGAAAAAGGCACTAACCGCTCCCGGTTTTTCCGCGGCCAGATTGATAAATATACATGGGTCGATATCGGTTCTTCCTATTTAATGAACGAACTGAGTGCGGCTTTTTTGTATGCGCAGCTGGAGGAAGCGGAGAAGGTGAATGAAGTCCGGAAACGTCTTTGGGTGCAGTACAGGGAGGCTCTTTTGCCATTGGTGGAAAAAGGGTGGATTGAAATTGCAGAGATTCCGGAGGGCTGCAGCCACAATGCACATCTATTTTTTTTGAAGGCAAAAGATCTTGAAGAAAGATCGAACCTGATTGCTTTTTTGAAAAAGGCAGGCATCGGTGCAGTCTTTCATTATATCCCCCTTCACTCAACGGAAATCGGTAGGAGAGTCGGGCGCTTTCATGGGGAAGATCTTTTTACTACGAAGGAAAGTGAGCGGCTTGTTCGGCTGCCTATGTATTACGGATTAAAACAGGATGATATCGAACAGGTTGTGAAGGCAATTCGTACGTTTTATGAAAAGCATTGGGGTGTAAAAGGATGA
- a CDS encoding sugar phosphate nucleotidyltransferase, producing the protein MKGVILAGGTGTRLYPLTKITNKHLLPVGKEPMIFNPIKQLKSAGIKEILIITSMNHMGEIVRLLGSGKDFGCDFTFKVQEEAKGVAHALYLAKAFAECGKIAVILGDNIATHSIKPFVEEFEQQKKGAKVLLRKVSDPERYGIAALDEKKVIEIEEKPKQPKSSYAVVGIYMYDADVFRLIEGIEPSARGEYEITAVNNIYIDRGELTYNILEGDWTDAGTFASFRYANKILTKTNNRIIE; encoded by the coding sequence ATGAAGGGAGTCATTCTGGCCGGCGGGACGGGGACGAGGCTTTATCCCCTGACGAAAATCACGAATAAGCATCTGCTGCCAGTGGGGAAGGAACCGATGATTTTCAATCCGATCAAGCAGTTGAAATCAGCGGGCATCAAGGAAATTTTAATCATTACAAGCATGAATCATATGGGCGAAATCGTCCGGCTGCTTGGAAGCGGCAAGGATTTTGGATGCGATTTTACGTTTAAGGTCCAGGAAGAAGCAAAAGGGGTGGCACATGCCCTGTATTTGGCCAAAGCGTTTGCAGAGTGTGGGAAGATTGCCGTCATCCTTGGAGATAACATCGCAACACATAGCATCAAGCCGTTCGTTGAGGAATTTGAACAGCAGAAGAAAGGGGCGAAGGTGCTGCTCCGGAAAGTGAGCGATCCCGAACGATACGGCATCGCTGCTTTGGATGAAAAGAAAGTGATCGAAATCGAAGAAAAGCCGAAGCAGCCGAAAAGCAGCTACGCCGTCGTCGGGATTTATATGTATGATGCTGATGTTTTCCGCTTAATCGAAGGGATTGAACCGTCTGCAAGGGGTGAGTATGAGATCACCGCGGTGAACAACATTTATATCGACAGGGGCGAACTGACCTACAACATCCTTGAAGGTGACTGGACGGATGCTGGGACATTTGCCTCGTTCCGTTATGCCAATAAGATTTTGACGAAGACGAATAACCGTATCATCGAATGA
- a CDS encoding WbqC family protein, whose amino-acid sequence MKKAAIIQSNYIPWKGYFDIIHDVDVFVFLDDVQFTKNDWRNRNQIKTPNGVKWLSIPVGQHIHRNINEVELTDSRWQKKHWDALKNSYGKAPFFRLYEDFFEHIYLESTWSSLSEINQFLIAHISTNFLQCKTEFIDSRQVAAEGKKQDKLIGILKKLGAGSYLSGPAAMSYLNEEGFAQEGIKLVYKNYEGYPAYPQSYPPFAHGVSIVDLLFHTGPDASYYIWGWRENGVKE is encoded by the coding sequence TTGAAGAAAGCGGCCATCATCCAGTCGAATTACATCCCTTGGAAAGGCTATTTTGACATTATCCATGATGTAGATGTATTTGTGTTTTTGGATGATGTCCAGTTTACGAAGAACGATTGGCGGAACCGCAATCAAATTAAGACTCCGAATGGCGTGAAGTGGCTGAGCATCCCGGTGGGACAGCATATTCACCGCAATATCAATGAAGTGGAGCTGACAGATAGCAGGTGGCAGAAGAAGCATTGGGATGCTTTGAAAAACAGCTATGGGAAGGCTCCTTTTTTTCGCTTGTATGAGGATTTTTTTGAGCATATCTATTTGGAAAGTACGTGGTCCTCTTTATCGGAGATCAACCAATTTTTGATTGCCCACATATCCACAAACTTCCTGCAGTGCAAAACAGAATTCATCGATTCACGCCAGGTGGCGGCAGAAGGGAAAAAGCAGGATAAATTGATCGGTATATTAAAAAAACTTGGGGCTGGCAGCTATCTATCAGGGCCGGCTGCCATGTCGTACCTTAACGAAGAAGGTTTTGCACAGGAAGGGATCAAGCTTGTGTATAAAAATTACGAAGGCTATCCTGCTTATCCACAAAGTTATCCTCCATTTGCACATGGGGTCTCTATCGTAGACCTGCTTTTCCACACAGGACCGGATGCGTCGTACTACATTTGGGGATGGCGGGAAAATGGGGTGAAGGAATGA
- a CDS encoding DapH/DapD/GlmU-related protein codes for MKKKKLLIYGSQDFGWTVRQIALDSGYTIAGFIDDIHPGDGVLGDFSKVKESHSPEEYEVAMAIGYGNLKARLKVMERVKEYGYTLATLIHPRAYVCSTATIEEGAIIMNNAVIDMRTRIGEGAVVWPGVVVNHDSVVEGNTFISPNATICGHCMIGKNCFVGAGSVVADHRTVPPESFVKAGSVFV; via the coding sequence GTGAAAAAGAAGAAGCTGCTTATTTATGGATCACAGGATTTTGGATGGACCGTCCGTCAGATTGCCCTCGATTCAGGCTATACCATTGCGGGGTTCATCGATGATATCCACCCGGGAGATGGGGTGCTCGGGGATTTTTCCAAAGTGAAGGAATCTCATTCACCGGAAGAATATGAAGTCGCAATGGCCATCGGCTACGGGAACTTGAAAGCCCGCCTGAAAGTGATGGAGCGTGTGAAGGAATATGGCTATACGCTTGCGACTCTCATTCATCCAAGGGCTTATGTGTGTTCCACTGCCACAATCGAAGAAGGCGCCATCATCATGAATAATGCTGTCATTGATATGCGGACGCGGATTGGGGAGGGAGCTGTTGTTTGGCCAGGTGTTGTCGTGAACCATGACTCTGTAGTGGAAGGCAACACGTTCATTTCCCCGAATGCCACGATCTGCGGCCACTGCATGATCGGGAAGAACTGCTTTGTGGGTGCCGGATCGGTTGTGGCCGACCACCGCACTGTCCCTCCTGAGAGCTTTGTGAAAGCTGGGAGTGTGTTTGTTTGA
- the rfbB gene encoding dTDP-glucose 4,6-dehydratase has product MEQTKQSRTILVTGGAGFIGSHFIHRWHAHYPHDHILNVDKLGYASNLDYVKGLSPGSYTFLHADLADKEKIHNLLVRYEPDHIFHFAAESHVDQSIKSPEAFVSSNINGTFHLLEAVRHLWTIQNRLHEARFVHISTDEVYGSLRLDEPAFIEESLIKPNSPYSASKAASDHLVRAYHKTYGLQTLTTRCSNNFGPHQHQEKLIPTIIHRAIHHQPIPIYGEGKQIRDWLYVLDHCEAINLVFNKGRAGEVYNLGASNEWANLQLTSYICDQLNEIKPSKKLKDYKELITFTDDRAGHDFRYGMDASKAASELNWKPRYSFKEAMKTTIDWYLAKYEGEREIDS; this is encoded by the coding sequence ATGGAACAAACGAAACAATCCCGCACGATACTCGTGACCGGCGGGGCGGGGTTCATTGGGTCTCATTTTATCCACCGTTGGCATGCGCACTATCCACATGATCACATTTTGAATGTTGATAAGCTCGGTTATGCTTCCAATTTGGACTATGTGAAAGGGTTATCCCCAGGATCCTATACGTTTTTGCATGCTGATTTGGCGGATAAGGAGAAAATCCACAACCTCCTCGTGCGATACGAGCCGGATCATATTTTTCATTTCGCAGCAGAGTCTCATGTGGATCAATCCATTAAATCGCCCGAAGCCTTTGTTTCCTCCAATATTAACGGGACTTTTCATTTGCTTGAAGCTGTCCGCCATCTATGGACCATTCAAAACCGCCTTCATGAAGCTCGTTTTGTCCACATATCAACAGATGAAGTTTACGGCAGCCTCCGATTAGATGAACCAGCATTCATAGAGGAATCGCTCATCAAACCCAATTCTCCCTATTCGGCATCTAAAGCAGCAAGCGACCACCTGGTCCGGGCCTACCATAAAACGTATGGACTTCAGACGCTTACTACTAGATGCAGCAACAATTTCGGTCCACATCAGCATCAGGAAAAATTGATTCCCACCATTATCCACAGAGCGATCCACCATCAGCCGATCCCGATTTACGGGGAAGGGAAGCAGATCCGCGATTGGCTTTATGTCCTTGACCATTGTGAGGCAATCAATCTCGTTTTCAATAAAGGAAGAGCGGGGGAAGTCTACAATCTAGGTGCGAGCAATGAATGGGCAAATCTCCAATTGACCAGCTATATTTGCGATCAGCTTAATGAAATCAAGCCGAGCAAAAAATTGAAAGATTATAAGGAACTCATCACGTTCACCGATGACCGGGCAGGACACGATTTCCGCTACGGAATGGATGCGTCCAAAGCCGCGTCAGAATTAAACTGGAAACCCCGGTACTCCTTTAAGGAAGCGATGAAGACCACCATAGATTGGTACTTAGCAAAGTATGAAGGCGAAAGGGAGATCGATTCGTGA
- a CDS encoding flagellar assembly protein FliT, with protein MSAVLQCFVVTKKLYELTQEDIDSNREETISEIEKLLEEREVLLPKILPPFSADEEKMGKQMLLWNEAINEKLLLIKRLINKDINGLEKKKTTAKRYSNPYENMNFDGMFYDKRK; from the coding sequence ATGAGTGCCGTCCTTCAATGTTTTGTAGTAACAAAAAAACTGTATGAATTAACTCAGGAAGACATAGATTCTAATCGCGAGGAAACTATTTCTGAAATAGAGAAGCTGCTCGAAGAACGCGAAGTCTTGCTTCCTAAAATCCTCCCTCCATTTTCAGCTGATGAAGAGAAGATGGGAAAGCAGATGCTCCTCTGGAACGAAGCGATCAATGAAAAGCTTTTATTAATCAAACGTTTGATTAATAAAGATATCAACGGCTTGGAAAAGAAAAAAACAACTGCAAAGCGCTATTCGAATCCATACGAGAACATGAATTTTGACGGCATGTTTTACGATAAACGAAAATAG
- the fliS gene encoding flagellar export chaperone FliS — MAINNPYQTYQNNSVSTASPGELTLMLYNGCLKFINQAKQAMVSKNIEARNTSILKAQKIVQELMVTLNMDLKVSQNMMALYDYINRRLIEANVNSDTAILEEVEGMVTEFRDTWKQVIQMNRQQVHAGQGGQV; from the coding sequence ATGGCTATCAATAACCCTTACCAGACATATCAAAATAATTCTGTGAGTACAGCATCCCCAGGAGAACTTACGCTTATGTTATACAACGGCTGCTTGAAGTTCATCAATCAGGCGAAGCAAGCTATGGTCTCAAAAAATATTGAAGCGCGGAATACAAGCATTTTGAAGGCCCAAAAGATCGTCCAGGAATTAATGGTGACATTGAATATGGATCTGAAAGTCTCTCAAAATATGATGGCTCTTTATGATTATATCAATCGTCGTTTGATAGAAGCGAATGTGAATAGTGACACTGCTATTTTAGAAGAGGTAGAAGGCATGGTGACGGAGTTCCGCGATACGTGGAAACAGGTCATCCAAATGAATCGCCAGCAGGTACACGCCGGGCAGGGCGGCCAAGTGTAA